The Pan troglodytes isolate AG18354 chromosome 19, NHGRI_mPanTro3-v2.0_pri, whole genome shotgun sequence region GGGATCTTTTATATCTCACTGACCAGCCACAAAATTCAAAGGAATCACAGTGTTCCTTATTATACACAAGTTACCTCCTATCACCCCCCAAAGATGAATCTTTCATCACATTTTCCTACCAGCATTccatgcaatttatttttaacccCTTTGAGAGCAGAGGAGATTTAGTCATCATAAAATCTATTTTCAACTTATTATCCAGGagtcaaataaataaagaattaacTTATGAAATCCAATCAAACAATGTCATGTAATGGGTCTACACATCAGAAGACACATCAGATGAAAGAAGCAGAATGAGAGCTGATTCACTTGGCTTAACCAAATTGGATAGCTCAGAATACAACAGGAAAAGGAAATGTTGCCTTttctatttatagaaatatttaccaGATAAGCACAACTATCTAATTTACTAAAAAACAACTGATTCTCTATTAGTAATGTGCAAACCACAAGATTATTCACATGGTCATATTGGTTCTCAGCAGGGtataaaaagcaaaagagagaaCAAGGAGAGATCAAACTCAGAACACTCACTCTCCTGGAAACCCACCGAGAACCTCCACCCTCTGACACCATGGTCAACTCCTGTTGTGGCTCTGTGTGCTCTGACCAGGGCTGTGGCCTGGAGAACTGCTGCCGCCCCAGCTGCTGCCAGACCACCTGCTGCAGGACCACCTGCTGCCGCCCCAGCTGCTGTGTGTCCAGCTGCTGCAGGCCCCAGTGCTGCCAGTCTGTGTGCTGTCAGCCCACCTGCTGCCGCCCCAGCTGCTGTCAGACCACCTGCTGTAGGACCACCTGCTGCCGCCCCAGCTGCTGTGTGTCCAGCTGCTGCAGACCCCAGTGCTGCCAGTCTGTGTGCTGCCAGCCCACCTGCTGCCGCCCCAGCTGCTGTCAGACCACCTGCTGCAGGACCACTTGCTGCCGCCCCAGTTGCTGTGTGTCCAGCTGCTGCAGACCCCAGTGCGGTCAGTCTGTGTGCTGCCAGCCCACCTGCTGCTGCCCCAGCTGCTGCATCTCCAGCAGCTGCCGCCCCTCTTGCTGTGAATCCAGCTGCTGCCGCCCCTGCTGCTGCCTGCGTCCAGTCTGTGGCCGAGTCTCCTGCCACACCACTTGCTATCGCCCAACCTGTGTCATCTCCACCTGCCCCCGCCCCTTGTGCTGTGCCTCCTCTTGCTGCTAAATCTCTGCTGTGAACACACCACTTCCTTATTACGTCCTTTCCTACAGATGAAGGCTCTCATTGCAAACATGCGGACTGTTCAAGAGAATTGATCTGGGTCCCATAAGCAAACCTCATCCTTAGAAATTCTGTATTTGCATTCTACCTTTTGTCCAAACTCCCTTCCTTCCAAAGGAATCCATTGACAATCTCCTAATAAATTGACAAATTGTCCTCCAACATCCCCCCGCCTCTTTGACTTCAGGACATTTATTCATCATGCCTAAGGAATTTGAAGATTGCCTCTATCATTTGTAGGGCCACAGATCTTAAAGCCTCCAACCTTGAAGTCCAGTGAAGTCTCTCTCTTAAAgtcttttgcaaacatttttgtaCCTTATTATTTCCATGtaccaaaataaacctctattctATTGGCACTGAAAATTGAAtatgattcttattctctttttaaaaagggttTTATATTTGGGTCCTGGGTGATTACATTTAACTACACCTGTAGGGCTCACAGCACAGATTAGTCAACCTTCTAACAGAGGTCAACTGACATCGATCACTGCCTAGTTTTTTTCTAGAAAAGTCTTTTCAGGCTTAGGCAAATCAATTAGTCATTTTGTAGTCTTTAGACAAAAAGAGTGAAGCTGAAGTCATGAAATATCCATGAATATAACAACAGGGGAAACGTTTTGAAAGATTGATCACAactcattatcttttaaaaaataatttcaacttttattttagaatcaaagAGTACATATTCGTATTTGTTAcatgttgtgtgatgctgaggtttgggctacAAATGATTCTGTCACCAGGTACTGAGCTGTGGGTCATTTTtagcccttcctctctccctctctccccctttttGGAGTTCCCAattgttctcatctttgtgtccatgtgtatccaatgtttagctcccatttgtaagtgacaacatgcaatatttggttttctgttcctggaataatttgcttaagataatgtcctccagccacatccatgttgctgcaaaggacaaaatttcattcttttgtatggctgtgtagtattccatggtgtgaaaatgtcacatgttctttatccaatgcactgttgatgggcacctagactgattccatgtctttactattgtgcaCAGAgctgtgatattttaaaacactgtatttcaatttctttttttttccagtaaaagCAGCTAATAGGTGGTTTAGCAAAGTCCATGTATTTTCTACTGAGTCATGTGTAATGAATCCTCAACACAAACACAGTGGATCTGCTTCATTCTGACTGGCAGAGTTTCAATGGGGAGTTCATGCTGCCATGTAGAGAGGGCCACCTTCATGGCCAGGCAGGTGATGGAAATGAAGGAAGCAGGCCTAGTGAAAACTCACAGGTATGCTggagactgattttttttcttttcgtccAAAGTCATGCCCTCTTTTTAGGATGAAACTATAAAGACCCACATTTCTCTCCAACCAGGGATGACTCTAATGGGTCATCTCATCTCCAGAACTCCCTATAGGTTCATCTGAGACTTCCATGGAGATTGCCCTGCAGTTTGATTTATCCCAGTGTCAAACTTGATCTTCctttcactttcctttcctttcccttcccttcccttcccttcccttcccctcccttcccttcccttcctttcccttcccttcccttctgtttccctccccttcccttcccttcccttctctttccctccccttccccttccctttccctttcccctcccctccctttcccctcccctgccctccccagtgTTAATCCCGAGAGCATGCTTCAATAAACCTCCTGTATGTTGCTCTCCATCTCAGTGTCTGCTTCCTGGGGAACCCAGCCTGTCCCCCAAAACAATTTGAAATTCGTGATAGCTAATTTGAGAGCTCAAATGACTGACTGAAatctacttttaatattttagttcCTGAAAGAAATAAGAATGTAAACATAAtagcagaaaatatatttaacagaatatgtagaaaaattatgaattttatataaatcacatttattattttctaaggaTGTTTAGATcatttatacacaaatatatgctCTTTAAACATTTAGACAATACAAAAGAATGTGACAATGTGAACAAAAGTAAGTTTCCCATCATGGTTTTTGCCAATCCCATTCAATACCTAATGTTGCAAATTGAGATACATCCTCATTAAATGCATGCAtaaaacatgtatgtatttatttgaaaacttGGCTTTCGTTGCACATCTCTTGTTCTGATATTTATTCAAACATTATTTTATGTCCTTCAGGAAATGTTAACATTTTCCTTCACATAGCCTTGGcagatttatttacatatttttctatttactctTGAGAACTGTGAGAACAtgcttctttttattaaattatactttaagttctagggtacatgtgcacaacgtgcaggtttgttacatatgtatacatgtgccatgttggtgtgctgcacccattaactcgtcatttacattaggtatttctcctaatgctatccctcctccctccccccaccccacgacaggccccagtgtgtgatttttctccattaaatttTAGAGAGAATTATCGCTAGTGTATAAAAAGTCTATAGATTAGTATAAGTTCATATTTTATCTGATCTCACGATTCACACTAATACCCAGCTGACTCTACAGGATTTTACAGGTGTGCAATCATGGTGGCCAAGTACCTCCAGCCTCAGGCTTGTCCCTGGGGTTCGTCCCCAGCTGCCCACAGTGGGGGCCTTACCATTAACACAAACACTGCTGGGATTTTCTACCTTTCCTGTCTTACTTTCACCGTTTCCTCActtgtgcttcctgggatcaTCCCCCAAATAAATTATGTGCACTCAGGTCTTTTTCTCAAGGTTTGCATTGGGTAGAATTTAAGCTAAGACAACAGATTATCAGCAAACATTTTTGGCTGACTGATACCAAACTGGAAATAATAGTTATTTCAATCAACAAGAGTAAAACGAGGAAGTCAGGAGGTGAAGGAGAACCAGTGCTACCATCTGGCGTTtacttccttcctgtctttttaCTGTGTGAATATAGGCATGCATGTTCTACACTGTATTCTTGGTTATCTATAAACAAGTCTCATTCTATAAATTGAATCTTAACTTCCGCAGTTTCCACGTATGTTATTTATCAGGTGACATGTTACCTATCACACAAATGAGTTTAGTCTTCCTGAAATGAAATTATGATTTCTTTGTTTGGAATGTTTTCCTCTCTTTTATCCAGAAGTCAaaagatatatacattttttaaaggaccTTACATGCCTCTATGTCATCAAAAAGCCTTccttcactcaacaaacatttaccacCAGTGTTCTCTGTGCTGAGTATCATGGTAACAAGAATAAATGCCATAGCGCATGCCTTCAGGGTATTTGCATTGCACGTGGTGGAATGACAGAAGTAAATGACTATGATACAGGAGAATGTATAAATTATGAGCACAAGGCAGGAAATCATGATACGTGAATGGGGTAGCTTAGCAGGAAAGATATTATTGAGGAGGAAATATTTTAACTGGGTCTTGACACATGAGTAGGAGTTTGCAGAGTGGacaaaaaaagatgaaacatTCCAAGAAGATGAAGCAGTTTCAGCAAGCTTAGCAAATTGTATTCTTTACGGCTTTCTTGGCTACACTAAGACGTATTAGGCTTACTTTCTCTTTAACCTTGGacaagttgtttgtttgtttgttttaactttttaatgctTCTTTTGAGTATTCCCCTAAAAGACTAATAAGAATATAAACTAGTTCATAAGGTTGTATTAAAGtgtgaaaatgaaacaaatgtaaGATATTTGGTACAATGCCTGCTAGTCAATACTTCACAAGTAATATACATACCGTGAGGGTGTATGGAACTTATCCACAtactatacattttttattttagttgtttaatgaaaataattgtaattcttttcatttctgccaAACTGTTTCCTATCCATGTGTCTTATGCACGTACCTGCAAGAAAAAGATGAGGGTTTATCTGTTCTACACCCAGAGTACCTAATGGAACATCTTGGATGCATGTTATTGAAGGCTTAATAAttctaaatattctttatatataacaAATGCTTTTGTAAATGAAAAATCCATCATGCAATTTTGATGATCAAAGAttaatcaggctgggtgcagtggctcatgcctgcaatcccaacactttgggaagccaaggcaggtggatcacggggtcaagagatcgagaccgtcttggccaacatggtgaaaccctgtctctactaaaaatacaaaagtaagctgggtgtggtggcgcaaacctccctactcgggaggctgaggcagaagaatcgcttgaacccaggaggtggaggttgcagtgagcagagatcatgccactgtactccagcctggtgacagattgagaatctgtcaaaaaaaaaaaaagataaatcaaaacATCCTACTCATAATGCATATACTGTAAGACATACAGCAAAATGTGTTTTTACCCTTTAAAGGCAGTGAGTCATGGGTAAGTACTTTCGCTGGAGACTGTGGAATAAGATCTGACAGAGTTTAGAACTTGTTGGGATCTGACTATCTGCCCGACCATCCAAGATGCAAACACGGGATCAGAGTCATCCTCATTACAGATGGGACATCCTTCCCCAAATGGGTCCTTCCTTCTAATTCCTTCCCAACATTTCACCTGACCAGGACATTCTTTGACAACAAAAGATACATTCACATTATAAAATTCATCCCCCATGATTTGCAGACAGCAATCTGCAGGTAGGAGGGAGAgtcacatttaaaaacaaaatgtcagaGAGTCCTGTGACCAGTGCTTTGTAAAAGACACTGCATAGACCAGGGACAAAGGTGACCCCCCACTAATGAAGAAATATGACAAGCATTTCCAATGGAAACACAGGAGCACAGCAGGAAAAGGAAATgggttattttctctgttttggaGTATTTAACTGGAAACACAATTATGTAATTACATGATTAAATTTTCCAGTAGGTAAATAATAACAAGGAAATAATGACATTGTGACAATGGGCCTTCAGGAGGGTAtaaagggactacaggcccaggAGACTTCCAAACACAAGAACTTCACTCTCCTAGAAACCCAACTAGATCCTTCACCCTCTGACACCATGGTCAACTCCTGTTGTGGCTCCGTGTGCTCTCACCAAGGCTGTGGCCAAGACCTCTGCCAGGAGACCTGCTGCCACCCCAGCTGCTGTGAGACCACCTGCTGCAGGACCACCTGCTGTCGCCCCAGCTGCTGTGTGTCCAGCTGCTGCAGGCCCCAGTGCTGCCAGTCTGTGTGCTGCCAGCCCACCTACTGCCGCCCCAGCTGCTGTCAGACCACCTGCTGCAGGACCACCTGCTGCCGCCCCAGCTGCTGTGTGTCCAGCTGCTTCAAGCCCCAGTGCTGCCAGTCTGTGTGCTGCCAGCCCACCTGCTGCCGCCCCAGATGCTGCATCTCCAGCTGCTGTCGCCCCAGCTGCTGTGTGTCCAGCTGCTGCAAGCCCCAGTGCTGCCAGTCTGTGTGCTGCCAGCCCACCTGCTGCCGCCCTAGCTGCTGCATCTCCAGCTGCTGTCGCCCCAGCTGCTGTGTGTCCAGCTGCTGCAGACCCCAGTGCTGCCAGTCTGTGTGCTGCCAGCCCACCTGCTGCCACCCCAGCTGCAGCATCTCCAGCTGCTGCCGCCCCTCTTGCTGTGAATCCAGCTGCTGCCGCCCCTGCTGCTGCCTGCGTCCAGTCTGTGGCCGAGTCTCCTGCCACACCACTTGCTATCGCCCAACCTGTGTCATCTCCACCTGCCCCCGCCCCATGTGCTGCGCCTCCTCTTGCTGCTGAGCCCACTGCCCTGGCTCATCTCTCCCTTCACTGCAGGCCCACAGTTGTAGACCATTCTTCTGTGCTGAATATTAGGACACATGGAGTGGGATTGAtgtcattcagcaggttggattTCATGTTTCCAATGAGCCCATCACCATCCCGCTGACTGTGAGAACATTCTGGTTCATTTTAAACTCCCtcccttgctttctttctcttccagtcatggcaccaaatatgaaataatttgtaaTCCACTAGCTAAGAAATTATTCCAATCCTCTAAattcctcattttttaaattgttttgagcCTACAGAATATCCTTCCCAGTGAGGTACACATTATCGCCCTTTCAAACATATTATTTGTCTGTCAGCCTTTCAGTCATTCTTTTCTCTTGGAAAGGTAGGAGGCTGCCCCTCCCATGCTCTCCTGCTTTCTCCCtgttctctctttgtctctgtttgTTCAAGTTTGccagaatttttctattttattagttctttatctttattgtgttcacaaaatatattgtattaaacttttcatttagaaatctttaattgttttttgcatttttttgggaTAATTTTCACTGAGTTTACTGATTCATGGGGGTGAGGTGGGAATGCAGTAGAAGGGGATTCTCAAAGCATGATTCCAAAGTAAGACTTCAGGGATGAACTCATAGTGCCAAACTGCTCCAATGTCATgcataaactaaaataaaatagaagcttTTGATTGTTTCAATTTGATATATGGAATGCTTTGGGATAGGTAAAGCCCCAGTATTGTTGTTTGCAAGTTCATCCATGATTTTAGAACTTACGATATCATGGTAATACTCCTCACTCTTCTGTGTCAAATTTAAATGGCACATCTCATCCTACTGCATTCCATCTTGATTCAAATCAGTTAAGGCAGACTCCGAAAGTTATATAAGGGAATTTGgttattttgttgttggtggACCAGTTCAGGTTCTTGAATTTGCTGTGCAAAAGAATTTGAGAGCAAATCCAAAGTAAGAGTAAGCGAAGAAATTTGTTGCAAAGCAAAAGTACTCTTTGAGAGGCAGAGTGGGCTGCTCAGTGGGAGAGACAGCAGCTAGTGCTGTAAGAGGAATTCCTTTTATGGGAGCTATACATACATAATCATAAAATACTGGTGAGGTCAAGTATGCAAAGGCAGACCTGCGGTTGGCACACGTGCTCAGGATCCCCATGGTGTAACACCCATCGCATGTATCATTAGCATATGAAATCTCCGCCTACGGGTGTTTTTCTTGTTGTGGctgtttttactattaaaatgaggaaaagtttACTATAAGCTGAACCTTGAGCCTAGCTGTGCATGCAGGACCCCAGAGAAGTCCCTGTCCACCCTCCCAAACACCCCACCCCAGGAAGGAATTTGTAGTTAGGAGTTTCTTGGGCTTTTGGTGCAAATTGGCTAGAGATTGGGGAAGCTACATCAGGAATAAAGGGCTTTTGCTCTCTTTCCGAGGTTGTACTAGGTATCAGGAACTTGTAACCCTCTGGTGGGTCTGCTTCTATTCTGTAGGACCCCTTATCTTGTGAAAGAGTTAGGCACTGACGCACAGAGGTTCAACTGAAAAGAGCTTGCTGTGAAAGGCTCCTGCTGGGCTTCACACAGGGGACAAGTCAGTATGGCCTTGTGAACCCCCAAAATcggagacaggtctcagttaatttagaaagtttattttgccaaggttgggGATGtacacctgtgacacagcctcaggaggttctgaagacatgtgcccaaagtggtcagagcacagcttggttttatacattttagggagacatgagacatcaatcaacatatgtaagatgaacagtGGTTCCGTCCGGAAAAGGCGGGACAACTCTAAGTggggaggggcttccaggtcataggtagataagagacaaatggttgcttTCTTtagagtttctgattagcctttccaaaggaggcaatcagatatgcatttaattcagtgagcagaggggtgactgtgaatagaatgggaggcaggtttgccctaagcagttcccagcttgactttcccCTTTACCTTAGTGATTTCAGGGCCCcaaggtttattttcctttcaaatttcccccttttcttaaAAACCTTTTGGGAACGACTTTTTGAAGAAAGTCCATCTTTGGTCTCAAGTTTCATCTGATATCTCATGGCTAGGATTGTTTATTCCTAGACAGATAATTCCTGAGTTATTAGGAAAGTTCATTTTTAGCAGGTTGCGAAGTTTCATgtcctatgaagagaaaatagggggaggaagggagaaaaacaaaaataaacaaaagaacaatcctggaaaatCAATATGGGCcacattactctgaagtccatacatcagtaggcaggtatgaaagtggcttatgtatgtaaaCAGGTTGCtggtattttcttctgaagtttaaatTCTCTAGCTCCAGTTCGCAGGGCTTTACAAAAGCACAGATGAGTTTTCAGTGactccaaattaggaaaaatgggggaaagaagaagaaaaaaactgaaaacaatcttTTGAAGACCtgtagccaagaaaaattagaattcagtcgaaactgtagaaaataatagaaatggaaaaacattaggcaagactagaatctaacaacaggtgtattatcattttttgaaacataattctTCTCTCTCccatttcccatttttactaaatacAAATCATGGCAGGgctgattttctttattatacttgacctgattatttgtatacagCTCAGCCATagtaatacttttttttgcaTAAGCTTTTAAATTGCCTTTGATGGAACTGAAGCAGGATGTTTCCCTGACCCCTTTGTGGGACTTGTGACGGGTGCCTCGTTTATTCAGCCTGCCACTCTCAACTCCTTGCAGGAGCAAGCATGCAAGCAAATgaggcaggaactggagtgcacGTGTGCTGGAATCGGCACTGCAGCACAGTGGGATCAAACTTCACTCACTGGGACCTGCTGCAGTCCCCTGCTTGTGGGAGGAAGCATGCAGGTGAATCAGTGCAGGAGCCAAAGTGAGTGCTTTTGGCCACCGGCAGGAGCAAACTCTGTGTGGGCCCCACAGCAGCACCTAGGTGGGGGTGCCTGCGACCCCCATAGCCCCAGAAGTCAcgttacagtgctcttttaacTCTGCCTTCCATGGATGGCTTAAGTGTCAACAGCTCAGTGAGGCCTCTGCCTTTTTGTGTGAGGCAGCTACCCTCCACCagcaagggcagagggccagtgtgacagtcTTTTGTATCTGCTCTCCTGGCTCCCAAGCTCTTGTCTTGTGTCCAGGAAAAGTGAGGTCACATGAACCAATCAAAGGATGGTAAATGTGGGGGATTTTGTTGCTGATGAAAGTGGCTCTTAGCAGAaaggggagctgaaaaaggaTGGGGTGGGTAGGTAATCTTCCTCAAAGTTAGGCTGTATCCAGCCGGATTCTTCTCCAAGGTTACAccatcaagctgtccctctgcagtcaagctgcttctctctgatgTCCAGCTGTAGTCCCCAACATCCAGCTGCTTCTTGCCTCTGCCAGCTGAGTCTGAGATCTTCACAGGCACAGGATGGGACAGGATGGGGCCATGAGTGGTTTAGAAAAAGGCAACTTTCAACCAGGAAAACAGGGATATAAGTTCTCACTTCGGGCCGTGGTTTAAGGCTTTtcagcttgaaggtggggttttgtCAGAGACCTacccttttctgcctagaatttctcagCCCCCTGTCCCTATCAgaactttgttccatagaaggaatTTCGGATAAGACTTTTGGAAAGCTTAGCCTAGCCATGGATTTGTACCattaaatacctatgagttgcatgaattcctctcctcttgaggttccaagataaacttggggctcctggaactgttagaaagtgacatgctttacttaccacaggtcaggaaccctgtacagggactgtgtagataaggtatgaggccagttctcccaaggggcttttattggctccataagtcaagtttgattccttaaaggagagCACACCATTCGAGTAAAAGTCTTGGTAAAATGAccaatttctccaattgtgtcttGTTACacatgaaaacagattcttattgcacttatgcaaataactgtattgccataagttaagaatactcacagatagtttccaaTTCTGGGgaaaatcaggtagagagaaacaaatatgctccaaatatTTTTCACAGGAGTATACTAACTTGTTAAAAGCTGACAACAGCTCAAATAAAAGTTTCCTTGactgaaaaaaagagaacaaggaGCAGcgacattttaagcaaaaagtcgaAAAGATTACGTTGCTCTTCTATTAGTTCAGTTCATGCAGTTAATTCCTGTTCTGCTTgctattcatgaacatttcaggtCTCCATGAGttctgaaagcttttcctccgttctgatgtcacaatctccaaagttattagAAACTTGCCTTCAAGAACGCGTGTTAgagttttatagctgattataaaaccatctTCTAAAAAggactaaaacaaaacaattgtcCATGGGTGACAGAAAGTTTTAGGTCAGCCATAGTcgaagacacaattgacaagaaaATTTGTTACCACTGTGGCACACGATAATTTTATATAACAGTTATAATTATTAGTGATATTGTACACCAtatcatatcagaattataggagtttcccataattttggtgCACATACGaataacatttttatacaaatacagcccaaagaaaaccaagcaccattttatatttgacaatgcttcctgtataatttttataccaaataagtcatttatttcatttttggactttagggaaactaatatcttaaaggattaattaggtcagaaaaaTACACAACTTGTAATTTGATTCTGGAAACTTTGCCAAAtatcaaaagtttaaaatactTGATATGACAGGTCATCATAAAATAAGTCAATTTTTCAAGCATTAAGCCCAAATAAAACAGCATACagccaattaaatttgttttttgaaattttataaacaatctttaaaattttaatcttgacCATAAGATACAGCTTCCACAAGCCTTTTTTAACctttataacctttattaaggGGTCGGTTAACACTTCAAGAAAACCTTTTTAATCTGACACAGGGGCCCGTATGCTGGTattgcatcagtgtgcctttgaCATCAATTATTAACTTGtagagaaactgaacttattttGTCTCTCAAAATCAGCCCTTACAATCTCACATGCCTACCTCTTCTGTGGTAGTTCCTGAGCCTTGAGGAGTTGAATAGCTTTTACTTCTGGCCTTATGTCTcaggaatgcagtttattttgattggcatcttctacCAGGCCTGAAGATGAGGTTTTAATTGCTGTCAGTGCTTAAGATTTAGCAGACcttggtgtcctttttagaccCAGGAGTCAAAGGCCTGTAACTCAATGTCACAGGTACTTTCAAAGCACCTACAGAAATATACATGGATGTAataaccttaattttaaaaaattatctcagaTACTTTTTCCTGAGCaaatcaaaaattaataataacagcATAGCATTGTTTCAATAAGCCATAAAATCTGTTAGGTCAATTAcccaaaggcaaaagaaaagacattCTACACTGCACAGAATGTTactttggaagaaaacattttctttagacTTTTAGAAAACATTGTTAGCATCAGACCATAACAAATAGAATTTAAGGAAAATAACTTATATGAGCTGCAAACGAGTTGAAGGGGAGAGAAAACAGCGAGTAAATAGTTGAActttgggttaaaaaaattaaaatctcttataatttattaagagtaaatCAATCCCTTAAGAAAATTTCATCGCTCTAACTATTTTGtttatcagtgtttttttttttttttacatgaagccCAGTCTTCAGGAAGACTAttataatttccctttaattatAGACAACTTGACCATATAAaagtttgttggtttttttttaatcctcttatTATGACTTTTACAGATTGTTCATGATatgcttggactttctggttTGTTTTGAACATCCATCTTTCttaaacaatcattttattttaggtctaaatttaccatacaagatcctttctcatatgaaattatttctctttaagcttcCTTACCAAAAAGAACCCTCTttatcctctttatttttatacctttctttacatctctctgatttcctggttccttttaaCTTGTCTTATACATAATCTTTAAATAAGCATTGAATTAGATGACAAttgttcacctttttaaaaaggaattgtttacctagattatttatgaaaactgcaatagtcatcatttaaagttatggaactgccattgcaaaattgtaactgagacagtgaaaaagatctgacctaattgactccatcttgcttctaacctccaaactgttcttgtTCAATCCTGGGCACAGGCTGAACAGACGTTGAGAGGAACATAGTTTA contains the following coding sequences:
- the LOC100613382 gene encoding keratin-associated protein 4-11 isoform X2, yielding MVNSCCGSVCSHQGCGQDLCQETCCHPSCCETTCCRTTCCRPSCCVSSCCRPHCCQTTCCRTTCCRPSCCVSSCFKPQCCQSVCCQPTCCRPRCCISSCCRPSCCVSSCCKPQCCQSVCCQPTCCRPSCCISSCCRPSCCVSSCCRPQCCQSVCCQPTCCHPSCSISSCCRPSCCESSCCRPCCCLRPVCGRVSCHTTCYRPTCVISTCPRPMCCASSCC
- the LOC100613382 gene encoding keratin-associated protein 4-11 isoform X5, translating into MVNSCCGSVCSHQGCGQDLCQETCCHPSCCETTCCRTTCCRPSCCVSSCCRPQCCQSVCCQPTYCRPSCCQTTCCRPRCCISSCCRPSCCVSSCCKPQCCQSVCCQPTCCRPSCCISSCCRPSCCVSSCCRPQCCQSVCCQPTCCHPSCSISSCCRPSCCESSCCRPCCCLRPVCGRVSCHTTCYRPTCVISTCPRPMCCASSCC